The following are from one region of the Angustibacter sp. Root456 genome:
- the hemC gene encoding hydroxymethylbilane synthase, translating to MTAPATGPALRLGTRRSALAMTQSRHVAEALTAATGRPVELVEVTTEGDVSRAHLTQIGGTGVFAAALRRALLDGEVDFAVHSLKDLPTAPEPGLTLAAIPAREDPRDVLVARDGLTLGELPAGARIGTGSPRRAAQVLALGLGHELVPVRGNVDTRLSFVRDGELDAVILARAGLARLGRADEATEVLDPLQVLPAPGQGALAVECRADAVELIELLATLDHADTRAAVSAERALLAALEAGCTAPVGALAEVVESLDADGATTLELSLRAVVAAPDGSETLRRSASGPIESPEGLGGALAAELLEDGAAELVTAEVMTADHERPPSPALAPNPAEHSPERAS from the coding sequence ATGACCGCGCCGGCGACCGGCCCCGCCCTGCGGCTCGGCACGCGCCGCAGCGCGCTGGCGATGACCCAGAGCCGACACGTCGCCGAGGCCCTCACGGCCGCCACCGGCCGCCCGGTCGAGCTGGTCGAGGTCACCACCGAGGGCGACGTCTCGCGCGCCCACCTGACTCAGATCGGCGGCACCGGCGTCTTCGCCGCGGCGCTGCGCCGGGCGCTGCTCGACGGCGAGGTCGACTTCGCCGTCCACTCGCTGAAGGACCTGCCGACGGCGCCCGAGCCGGGCCTCACCCTCGCCGCCATCCCGGCGCGTGAGGACCCTCGCGACGTGCTCGTCGCGCGTGACGGGCTCACCCTCGGCGAGCTGCCGGCCGGGGCGCGCATCGGCACGGGGTCACCCCGCCGGGCGGCCCAGGTGCTGGCGCTCGGCCTCGGGCACGAGCTGGTGCCGGTGCGGGGCAACGTCGACACCCGCCTGTCGTTCGTGCGCGACGGAGAGCTCGACGCCGTGATCCTGGCGCGCGCCGGGTTGGCTCGCCTGGGGCGGGCCGACGAGGCCACCGAGGTGCTCGACCCGTTGCAGGTGCTGCCTGCGCCGGGCCAGGGGGCGCTGGCCGTCGAGTGCCGAGCCGACGCCGTCGAGCTCATCGAGCTGCTGGCCACCCTCGACCACGCCGACACCCGCGCTGCCGTGAGCGCCGAGCGCGCGCTGCTTGCCGCCCTGGAGGCCGGCTGCACCGCCCCGGTCGGCGCGCTCGCCGAGGTGGTCGAGTCTCTCGATGCCGACGGCGCCACCACGCTCGAGCTGTCGCTGCGAGCCGTTGTTGCTGCCCCGGATGGCTCAGAGACGTTGCGCCGCAGTGCTTCAGGCCCCATCGAGTCGCCCGAGGGGCTGGGTGGCGCGCTCGCCGCCGAGCTGCTCGAGGACGGCGCCGCCGAGCTCGTCACCGCCGAGGTCATGACCGCCGACCACGAACGACCACCTTCGCCCGCCCTCGCACCGAATCCCGCCGAGCACTCACCGGAGCGTGCTTCGTGA
- the hemB gene encoding porphobilinogen synthase codes for MAFPAHRPRRLRSTPALRRLVAETRLHPADLVLPLFVREGVDEPVPLTSMPGVVQHSLTSLRAAAREAVELGVGGLMLFGVPRQRDAVGSGADDPDGILNVALREVRDEVGDAIVVMADLCLDEFTDHGHCGLVADDGTVDNDGTLERYASMALAQADAGAHVVGLSGMMDGQVGHVRAALDDAGRSDVLILAYAAKYASAFYGPFREAVESTLTGDRMTYQQDSGNAIEALREVRLDLDEGADIVMVKPALPYLDIVRAVAEESDVPVAAYQVSGEYAMVEAAAAAGMIDRERAIMESLLAIRRAGASIILTYWAAEVARTL; via the coding sequence GTGGCGTTCCCGGCGCACCGCCCCCGCCGCCTGCGCTCGACGCCGGCCCTGCGCCGGCTCGTCGCCGAGACGCGGCTGCACCCCGCCGACCTCGTGCTGCCGCTGTTCGTGCGCGAGGGCGTCGACGAGCCGGTGCCGCTGACGTCGATGCCCGGCGTCGTCCAGCACTCCTTGACGTCGCTGCGGGCCGCCGCGCGTGAGGCGGTCGAGCTCGGCGTCGGCGGCCTGATGCTCTTCGGCGTGCCGCGGCAGCGCGACGCCGTCGGCTCGGGCGCGGACGACCCGGACGGCATCCTCAACGTCGCGCTGCGCGAGGTGCGCGACGAGGTCGGCGACGCCATCGTCGTCATGGCCGACCTGTGCCTCGACGAGTTCACCGACCACGGCCACTGCGGGCTGGTGGCCGACGACGGCACGGTCGACAACGACGGCACGCTCGAGCGGTACGCCTCGATGGCGCTGGCCCAGGCCGACGCCGGCGCCCACGTCGTCGGGCTGTCGGGGATGATGGACGGCCAGGTCGGGCACGTGCGCGCCGCACTGGACGACGCCGGGCGCTCCGACGTCCTGATCCTGGCGTACGCCGCGAAGTACGCGTCGGCCTTCTACGGGCCGTTCCGCGAGGCCGTCGAGTCGACGCTCACCGGTGACCGGATGACCTACCAGCAGGACTCCGGCAACGCGATCGAGGCGCTGCGCGAGGTGCGGCTCGACCTCGACGAGGGCGCCGACATCGTCATGGTGAAGCCGGCGCTGCCCTACCTCGACATCGTCCGCGCGGTGGCTGAGGAGTCCGACGTCCCCGTGGCGGCGTACCAGGTGAGCGGCGAGTACGCGATGGTCGAAGCGGCGGCCGCGGCCGGCATGATCGACCGCGAGCGCGCGATCATGGAGTCGCTGCTGGCGATCCGGCGGGCCGGCGCGTCGATCATCCTCACCTACTGGGCCGCCGAGGTCGCCCGCACCCTCTGA
- a CDS encoding glutamyl-tRNA reductase yields the protein MSLLAIGVSHRSAPLDLLERVALPVDASRALASRALTGENVSESLVLATCNRVEVYAEVSTFHGGLADLGDALSATTGVDLAELKDHLYVHYADRAVEHLFSVACGLDSMAVGESQVLGQLRQALRAAQDAGDTGRVLDGLVQRALRVGKRAHAETAIDRAGASLVTAGIHRAERSLGSVADRAVLVVGAGSMSALAATTLHRWGAGSITIANRTTEHAERLAAAVGGRAAALDDLADELARADLVVSCTGAVGHVIDVALAKGASRARSSKQVYVDLALPRDVDPQVAELPGVEVADLAVLGSELAATELTGDIGQVRALVDEEVADYLNAVRVQAVAPTVAALRARAAAVVESELQRLDHRLPDVDPAVRDELQRTVHRVVEKLLHAPTVRVKELAGQDAGGSYDKALRDLFDLDPENVTAVSEVSNALLASEAQVRS from the coding sequence CTCGCCTCGCGGGCGCTGACCGGCGAGAACGTCAGCGAGTCGCTGGTGCTTGCGACGTGCAACCGCGTGGAGGTCTACGCCGAGGTCAGCACGTTCCACGGGGGCCTCGCTGACCTCGGTGACGCGCTCTCGGCCACGACCGGCGTCGACCTCGCCGAGCTCAAGGACCACCTCTACGTCCACTACGCCGACCGCGCCGTCGAGCACCTGTTCTCGGTCGCCTGCGGGCTCGACTCGATGGCCGTGGGCGAGAGCCAGGTGCTCGGCCAGCTGCGGCAGGCCCTGCGGGCGGCGCAGGACGCCGGCGACACCGGCCGCGTGCTCGACGGGCTCGTTCAGCGGGCGCTGCGCGTCGGCAAGCGCGCCCACGCCGAGACCGCCATCGACCGGGCCGGTGCCTCGCTCGTCACGGCCGGCATCCACCGGGCCGAGCGCTCGCTGGGCTCCGTGGCCGACCGAGCCGTGCTCGTCGTCGGCGCCGGCTCGATGAGCGCACTGGCTGCCACGACCCTGCACCGTTGGGGCGCCGGCAGCATCACCATCGCCAACCGCACCACCGAGCACGCCGAGCGGCTCGCCGCTGCCGTGGGCGGTCGGGCCGCGGCGCTCGACGACCTCGCCGACGAGCTGGCGCGCGCCGACCTCGTCGTGTCGTGCACGGGCGCGGTCGGTCACGTGATCGACGTCGCGCTGGCTAAGGGCGCCTCGCGTGCCCGCAGCAGCAAGCAGGTGTACGTCGACCTCGCCCTACCGCGCGACGTCGACCCGCAGGTCGCCGAGCTGCCCGGCGTCGAGGTCGCTGACCTGGCGGTGCTGGGCAGTGAGCTGGCCGCCACCGAGCTGACTGGCGACATCGGCCAGGTACGCGCACTCGTCGACGAGGAGGTCGCCGACTACCTCAACGCCGTGCGCGTCCAGGCCGTGGCGCCGACCGTCGCCGCGCTGCGCGCCCGCGCCGCGGCCGTCGTCGAGTCCGAGCTGCAGAGGCTCGACCACCGGCTACCGGACGTCGACCCTGCCGTCCGCGACGAGCTGCAGCGCACGGTGCACCGCGTCGTCGAGAAGCTGCTGCACGCGCCGACCGTTCGCGTGAAGGAGCTGGCCGGGCAGGACGCCGGCGGCTCCTACGACAAGGCGCTGCGCGACCTGTTCGACCTCGACCCCGAGAACGTCACGGCGGTCTCCGAGGTCAGCAACGCGCTGCTCGCCTCGGAAGCGCAGGTGCGGTCATGA
- a CDS encoding uroporphyrinogen-III synthase — protein sequence MTTTTRSTSRATGRVAFVGTGPGDPGLLTLRAVELLGAADVVVLDQLLREADVQRWTRDDVEFVDAGFGDDGTPLTVAGRAKLVTRAAKGGRRVVRLMDGDPATFNGLAEEAVACRKAQVPFEVVPGVSAAAAVSAYAGVPLTTKSSRAVHVINPGDGKVDWARSTGSDVTVVVLGTPESLSAALVDLAEAGRDDSCPVAITSHGTSTEQRTITATLGDAPAALKAARLDKPVMAVVGDAVGLREELSWFETKPLFGWRVLVPRTKDQAGATTDRLRDFGAVSEVVPTISVEPPRTPQQMERAIKGLVTGRYEWIGFTSVNAVRAVREKFEEFGLDARAFAGLKVAAVGGVTAKALREWGIEPDLVPSGEQSAQGLLADWPPFDEVLDPINRVFLPRADIATDTLVAGLQEGGWEVDDVTAYRTVRAAPPAAEIREAIKTGKFDAVVFTSSSTVRNLVGIAGKPHASTVVACIGPATAKTAEEHGLRVDVLAPEASAAALVDALAEYGAGLRLAALEAGEPVVRPSQRKAGSRRKAR from the coding sequence GTGACAACCACCACCCGTTCCACCTCTCGCGCCACGGGCCGCGTCGCCTTCGTCGGCACCGGCCCCGGCGACCCCGGGCTGCTCACGCTGCGCGCCGTCGAGCTGCTCGGCGCGGCTGACGTCGTCGTGCTCGACCAGCTGCTGCGCGAGGCCGACGTCCAGCGCTGGACGCGCGACGACGTCGAGTTCGTCGACGCCGGCTTCGGCGACGACGGCACGCCGCTCACCGTGGCCGGGCGCGCCAAGCTGGTCACGCGCGCGGCCAAGGGCGGGCGCCGCGTCGTGCGCCTCATGGACGGCGACCCCGCCACCTTCAACGGCCTGGCCGAGGAGGCCGTGGCCTGCCGCAAGGCGCAGGTGCCCTTCGAGGTCGTGCCGGGCGTGTCCGCCGCGGCGGCCGTGTCGGCGTACGCGGGCGTGCCGCTGACCACCAAGTCCTCGCGCGCCGTCCACGTGATCAACCCCGGCGACGGCAAGGTCGACTGGGCGAGGTCGACCGGCTCCGACGTCACCGTCGTCGTGCTGGGCACGCCCGAGTCGTTGTCGGCCGCGCTGGTCGACCTGGCCGAGGCCGGTCGCGACGACTCCTGCCCCGTGGCGATCACCTCGCACGGCACGTCGACCGAGCAGCGCACGATCACCGCGACCCTCGGCGACGCCCCCGCGGCGCTCAAGGCCGCGCGGCTCGACAAGCCGGTCATGGCGGTCGTCGGTGACGCGGTGGGTCTTCGCGAGGAGCTGTCGTGGTTCGAGACCAAGCCGCTGTTCGGCTGGCGGGTGCTGGTGCCTCGGACCAAGGACCAGGCGGGCGCCACCACCGACCGGTTGCGTGACTTCGGTGCGGTGAGCGAGGTCGTGCCGACCATCTCGGTCGAGCCGCCGCGCACCCCGCAGCAGATGGAGCGCGCCATCAAGGGTCTGGTCACGGGCCGCTACGAGTGGATCGGCTTCACCTCGGTGAACGCCGTGCGCGCCGTCCGCGAGAAGTTCGAGGAGTTCGGGCTCGACGCCCGGGCGTTCGCGGGGCTGAAGGTCGCGGCCGTCGGCGGAGTCACCGCGAAGGCGTTGCGCGAGTGGGGGATCGAGCCCGACCTCGTGCCCAGCGGCGAGCAGTCGGCGCAGGGCCTGCTGGCTGACTGGCCGCCGTTCGACGAGGTGCTCGACCCGATCAACCGGGTGTTCCTTCCGCGGGCTGACATCGCCACCGACACCCTCGTCGCCGGCCTGCAGGAGGGCGGCTGGGAGGTTGACGACGTGACGGCGTACCGCACGGTGCGCGCCGCGCCCCCGGCTGCCGAGATCCGCGAGGCCATCAAGACCGGCAAGTTCGACGCCGTGGTCTTCACCTCGAGCTCGACGGTGCGCAACCTCGTCGGGATCGCCGGCAAGCCGCACGCCTCGACCGTCGTGGCCTGCATCGGCCCGGCCACCGCGAAGACCGCCGAGGAGCACGGCCTGCGGGTCGACGTCCTGGCACCCGAGGCGAGCGCTGCGGCCCTGGTCGACGCGCTGGCGGAGTACGGCGCCGGGCTCCGGCTCGCGGCGCTGGAGGCAGGCGAGCCCGTGGTGCGACCGAGCCAGCGCAAGGCCGGGTCGCGGCGCAAGGCGCGCTGA